AAGGAACGCAAACTCGCCGTCCGCTCGGCGCTCGCCGCCACGACGGACGCCGACCTCGTCGCCGAACGCGGCCACGAGTTCGACCGCGAGGACGTCCCCGTCGTCGTCTCCGACGACTTCGAGGACCTCGTGAAGACCCAGGAGGTCGTCGACGTCCTCGAAGCGCTCGGCGTCCACGCGGACATCGAGCGCGCCGACGAGACGAAGATCAAGGCCGGACAGGGGAAGGCACGCGGACGCAAGTACCGCCGCCCCTCCTCGATTCTGTTCGTCACCAGCGAGGAGCCGTCGCGGGCCGCCCGCAACCTCGCCGGTGTCGACGTCGCCACCGCGCGCGAGGTCAACACGGAAGACCTCGCCCCCGGCGGCCAGCCCGGTCGACTCACCGTGTTCACGAAGTCCGCCGCCGTGGAGGTGGCCGACCGATGAGCGTCGACGTCATCAAGTACCCGTACGTCACGGAGAAGGCCATGAACGACATGGACTTCCAGAACAAGCTCCAGTTCGTCGTCGCCGACGGGGCCACCAAGGCCGACGTCGCCGACGCCGTCGAGGAGCAGTACGAGGTCACGGTCGACGGTGTGAACACGCAGAACACGATGAAAGGCCTCAAAAAGGCCGTCGTCCGCCTCTCCGCGGACGACGACGCCCAAGAGGTCGCCTCCAGAATCGGGGTGTTCTAAGAATGGGACGACGAATCCAAGGACAACGACGCGGTCGCGGCTCCTCGACGTTCCGAGCGCCGTCGCACCGCTACAAGGCGAACCTGGAGCACCGCAAGGTCGAAGACGGAGACGTCATCTCCGGCACCGTGGTCGACATCGAACACGACCCGGCCCGGTCGGCTCCGGTCGCCGCCGTCGAGTTCGAAGACGGCGACCGTCGACTTGTGCTGGCGCCGGAAGGCGTCGGCGTGGGCGACGAACTGCAGGTCGGCGTCAGCGCCGAGATAGCCCCGGGGAACACGCTCCCACTCGCGGAGATCCCCGAGGGTGTCCCGGTCTGTAACGTCGAAGGCAGTCCCGGTGACGGCGGCAAGTTCGCCCGCGCGTCGGGCGTCAACGCCACGCTGCTCACCCACGACCGCAACGTCGCGGTCGTCAAGCTCCCCTCCGGGGAGATGAAGCGCCTCGACCCGCAGTGCCGCGCCACCATCGGCGTCGTCGCCGGTGGCGGTCGGACGGACAAGCCGTTCGTCAAGGCCGGCAACAAGCACCACAAGATGAAAGCCCGCGGGACGAAGTGGCCTCGCGTCCGTGGTGTCGCGATGAACGCCGTCGACCACCCGTTCGGTGGCGGCGGCCGACAGCACCCCGGCAAGCCAAAGTCCGTCTCGCGCAACACACCGCCGGGTCGCAAGGTCGGGGACATCGCCTCGAAGCGAACCGGCCGAGGTGGTAACGAATGAGTTCAGAGTATCAAATCGGCCACGAAGGAGAGTTCTCCTTCCGCGGCCACACGCTCGACGAGCTGCAGGCGATGGAGCTCGACGAAGTCGCGGAACTGCTCCCCGCACGCCAGCGGCGAAGTATCACACGCGGCCTGACCGAGGAGAAACACAAGCTCCTGGAGAGGGCACGCGACGCCGAAGAGGAGGCGACGGCCAACGACCCCATCCGGACGCACCTGCGCGACATGCCGGTGGTCCCGGTGATGGTCGGGCTGACCTTCGCCGTCCACAACGGCCAGGACTTCGAGCGCGTCAAGGTCGAGCCGGAGATGCTCGGCCACTACCTCGGTGAGTTCCAGCTCACCCGCACCTCGGTCGAACACGGTCAGGCCGGTATCGGGGCGACCCGCTCCTCGAAGTTCGTACCGCTCAAGTAATCATGGGAATCAGCTACTCAGTCGACGCCGACCCGGAGACCACCGCGAAAGCGATGCTTCGGGAACGGCAGATGAGCCACAAGCACAGCAAGGCCA
This DNA window, taken from Haloarcula ordinaria, encodes the following:
- the rpl4p gene encoding 50S ribosomal protein L4, whose translation is MQATIYDLDGEADGEITLPDVFETPVRGDLIAKAVTAAQANRKQDYGADEYAGLRTPAESFGSGRGQAHVPKQNGRGRRVPQTVKGRRAHPPKAEKDRSKDINDKERKLAVRSALAATTDADLVAERGHEFDREDVPVVVSDDFEDLVKTQEVVDVLEALGVHADIERADETKIKAGQGKARGRKYRRPSSILFVTSEEPSRAARNLAGVDVATAREVNTEDLAPGGQPGRLTVFTKSAAVEVADR
- a CDS encoding 50S ribosomal protein L23, with product MSVDVIKYPYVTEKAMNDMDFQNKLQFVVADGATKADVADAVEEQYEVTVDGVNTQNTMKGLKKAVVRLSADDDAQEVASRIGVF
- a CDS encoding 50S ribosomal protein L2, coding for MGRRIQGQRRGRGSSTFRAPSHRYKANLEHRKVEDGDVISGTVVDIEHDPARSAPVAAVEFEDGDRRLVLAPEGVGVGDELQVGVSAEIAPGNTLPLAEIPEGVPVCNVEGSPGDGGKFARASGVNATLLTHDRNVAVVKLPSGEMKRLDPQCRATIGVVAGGGRTDKPFVKAGNKHHKMKARGTKWPRVRGVAMNAVDHPFGGGGRQHPGKPKSVSRNTPPGRKVGDIASKRTGRGGNE
- a CDS encoding 30S ribosomal protein S19 — encoded protein: MSSEYQIGHEGEFSFRGHTLDELQAMELDEVAELLPARQRRSITRGLTEEKHKLLERARDAEEEATANDPIRTHLRDMPVVPVMVGLTFAVHNGQDFERVKVEPEMLGHYLGEFQLTRTSVEHGQAGIGATRSSKFVPLK